One Helicobacter ganmani genomic region harbors:
- the mobC gene encoding plasmid mobilization relaxosome protein MobC has protein sequence MEKEIKSTRVGFYLNEDDQKMLQSLKNRKGITKNAIIREMIKECYFREDDSKESKNIAYLIMLNKTFIDNIHRIGNNINQIAYHLNAGKDLNNQIESIISNINEIKSILTEYKKVLKKDKIHNLFKKSKYRRVSKNG, from the coding sequence ATGGAAAAAGAAATTAAAAGCACAAGAGTAGGGTTTTATCTCAATGAAGACGACCAAAAAATGCTACAAAGCTTAAAGAATCGCAAGGGTATTACAAAAAATGCAATTATTAGAGAGATGATTAAAGAATGTTATTTCAGGGAGGATGATTCTAAAGAAAGCAAAAATATTGCTTATTTGATTATGCTTAATAAAACTTTCATTGACAATATTCACCGCATAGGAAACAATATCAATCAAATCGCTTATCATCTTAATGCGGGAAAAGATTTAAACAATCAAATAGAAAGCATTATTAGCAATATAAATGAAATTAAAAGCATTCTTACAGAATATAAAAAAGTTTTAAAAAAAGACAAAATCCACAATCTCTTTAAAAAATCAAAATACAGGAGAGTAAGCAAAAATGGATAA